The sequence CCCGGCCGACCCCGCCGCGTACCCCGGGGACTGGCGCGGGCGGCCGCAGGTCCTGCGGGCCTACGACGGGCGGGGCCGCATCCACGAGGCGACGCGGGTCCACGACGGGCGGGACCCGGAGGCCGCGCTCGCCACGCTCCTCGCGCTCCCGGGTGTGGCGCGGGTGCACAGCCGGAACGTCGCCTGGGGATGCTGGATGTTCGCGGTCACGCGGGGGTGAGGCGGCCCGTCACGCGGTGTCCGGGGCGGGCGGCGCGGACACCGCGGGGCCGGGGACCGACCGGCTCTCCCCGCGGGCCGCCGCGTGCCGTACCGCCGGGCCTGTCGCGAGGCCCGTGCCGGGGAAGAGCGCGGCGAGCGCGAGCCGGCCGCGCGTGCCGAGGCCGCGCACGAGAACGGTGAGCAGGAGCGGGCCCGCCGAGCGCGCGACGGCCGTCCCGGCCCCGTAGAAGCCCTGGTACTGGCCCTGCCGGTCGGGAGGCGCGAGCAAGAAGCCGATCTCCCAGGACTCCGAGCCGAGGAGCATCTCGGCGAGCATCCGCGCGGCACCCGCGAGCAACAGCACGAGGACCGCCGTCCGGGTGTGCTCGGCGCGCGCGGACAGCGCGAAGCACAGGCACGCGAGCACGAGGACCACTCCGGCGCGGCGCACCGCGCGCGCCGCCGTGGACAGGTCCGTGACGGGTGCGGCGACCGCGCGGGGCCGGGTCCGTGGGGGCGGGCGGGGCGGCATCCGCCCTCAGCCCGTCCTGTTGACGTCGAGCGCCTTCGTGATCGCCTTCGACGCCTCCCGGGCCGCCTCCTCCTTGTCACCGCCCGTCAGGACCTTCGTCATGTAGGTCTTGATCGGGTTGTCCGCCTCGACCCTCGCCCAGCGGGGCGAATTGGGCGTGGCGTGGCCCGACTTGGCGCCCTTGGCCATCGCGGCGGCGCCGGGCTCGTCGGAGACGGCGCCCGCGAGGGTCGTCTTGTTGGGGACGTAGTTCATCGTCTTGGCGAGGTCCTTCTGCCAGCGCTCCCCGGCGAGTTCGGCGACGACCTTGAGGGCGGCGCCGTGGTCGTCGGAGCGGCGCGTGACGACGAGGTCGGAGCCGCCGGTGAAGACGGCGCCCGGCTTGGCCGCGGTCTTGCCCGGGACCGGGAAGAAGCCCAGTTTGCCCTTGAGCTCCGGATTCTGCTCCACGATCAGCGAGGCCGCGCCGGGCACCGCGATGATCTGGCCGACCCCGCCCTTGGCGAAGACCTGGGTCTGCGGCGGGTGCTCCTCGTCGGCCGTCTTCGGGCCCTTGCCGAGGGCCTGGAGCTGGGCGTAGAAGTCCATCCCGGCGAGCGCGTCGGAGCTGTCGATGCTGCCCTTCCAGCCGGCGCCCGTGTCCTTGGCGAGGTCGCCGCCCTCGTCCCAGATGAAGCCCGAGAGGGTGTACCAGTCCTGTCCCGCGAGGTAGATGCCCTGGTTGCCGCCCCGGTTGAGCAGGTCGGTGTCGTGCAGCCACTCGGTGCGGTCGCGCGGGGGCTTGGCGATGCCGGCCTGGTCGAAGAGCTCCTTGTTGTAGATGACGACGCGGTTGGCCGCGTACCACGGCACGCCGTACTGCGTGCCGTTGAAGCGGCCCGGCTCGGCGAGGCCGGGGAGCCAGTCGTCCATACCGAGGTCGCGCATCGACTCCAGCGTCAGGTCGTACAGCCCGCCCTGGTCGACGTACCGCGCCACCTGGGTGTTGCCGACCTCGACGACGTCGGGCACCTCGACGTCCTCGCCGCCCTTGAGCGCCTTGCCGACCTTCTCGACGATGCCGTTCCACGACTGGATCTTGATGTCGACCTTGAGGTCGTCGTGCTGCTTCTCGAAGTCCTCGGTGAAGCGCTTGAGGAAGGCGGCGGACGCGCTGTCCTTCATGAGCCACACGGTGACGGTCTTACGGTCCCCGCCCGAGCCCGGCAGGACCCCGCAGCCGCACAGGACGGCGGTCGAGGTGAGCAGCGCGGCGGAGGCGAGCAGGCGGCGGTTCTTCACGTGGGTGGCTTTCTGTCCGCGAACAGGCAGGAGGGACCCGGCGTGGGGGACGCCTGCGGCGCGTGACGGGTGTGTCACGAGTTTGGTATGGACCTTTGCGAAGGGTCAAGGGGTGTCCGGGACACGAGAAAGACACGAAGTGATCACTCGCTGTCCACGCCTGCCCGGCTCCGCTCCCCGCCCGCCGCGTCTTCCACGTTGCGGTCTCCTCGCCTCGCGCCCCCGCCGGGAGTGCGTCACCGTGGAACGGGCACCTGCCGGACGGCGCCCGTCACGGCGGGCGGCCTCCGGGACCGATCGCCCGGAACCGTACGACTGCGAGGAGAGCGACGCGATGAGCGAGCACGTCTACCGGGTCACCGAGATCGTCGGCACCTCGACCGAGGGCTGCGACGACGCGATCCGCAACGGCATCAGGCGAGCGGCACAGACGGTGCGGAATCTCGACTGGTTCGAGGTGACGCAGGTGCGCGGGCACATCGAGAACGGCGAGATCGAGCACTACCAGGTGGGCCTCAAGGTCGGTTTCCGCATCGACGGCGCCGACGAGGCGACGGGCGACGCGGGGGCCTGAGGGCGCGGGCGGAGCGGCAGGGGCGCGGGCCGTGCGGGCGCGGGCCGCGGACGCGGCGTCACCCCGCGTCGAGGCGGCGGGACTCCCGCTCGGGTTCTTCTCCGGGCTGCCCGGCGCGCGCCCCCGCCCGGCGCGCGACGCGGGGTCGCTGCGCGCGGCCACGCGGGGGCGGGGCGAGTCGGACGAGCCGGAGCTGCTCGCCTACCTCCGCGCGGGCCTGCTCCTGCACGTCGTACGGGCCGCGCTGCCCGATGTCCTCGCCCCGCGCACGCCGCCGCTCACCCGCGCGGCCTCACTCCTCACCGACGGGACCTGGGTCTGGCGTCTCGACCTCGCGCACTACGTCGCCCGCGCGCACGTCCGCCTGCCGGTGGACTTCCTCTCGGCGGTGCGGGCGAGGGCCCATGTCCCCCCGGAGGTGGACGCCGACCGGCTCACGACGCTGCGGGCGCACTGGGCGCCGTAACGGCCGGGGGTGTGCCGTAGGCCCGTAGCGGCCGGGGGTGTGCCCCTAGCGGCCGGAGTGCGCCGTAGCGGCAGGGGGGGTCACGTGCGCCCGTCCTTCTCCTGCGCCTCGTGCAGTTCCGTCGCCTCTCGCCCCCACACCGCCCGTACGACGCGGAAGCCCGCCGCCTCCGCGTCGCGGCACACGAGTTCGTCGTCGTCCGCGAGGAAGGCGACCGGGCGGGTACGGGCCAGGGCGCGCAGCCGCTCCAGTTTGGTGACCCTGGCCGGCCTGCGGTCCGCGTCGCCGCGCAGCCACAGCGGCCCCTCGGGCAGTCCCTGCTCCGCGAGCCAGCGCGCCGTGTCGGCCCGGCAGCGCTCCGGACGCCCGGTCAGGTAGCCGATCGCGGTGCCCTCCGCCTCCGTCCTGCGGACGAGCGCGAGACCGTCGGCGAGCGGCGGGTCGTCGACCGCCGCGGCGAAGAAGCCCGGCCAGTCCTTGCGGGCACCGCGCAGGAAGTGCTGCCGGTGCCCCGCGTCCGAGAGCGTGTTGTCGAGGTCGAAGAGGGCCAGCGGCCGGGTGTCGCGCACGCCCCCACCGTACGGCGGAAGCCCGCCGGGAATCCCGCGCGCGCTCGCGGCGTTGATCACGTCCGTGAGTTCCGCCATCGACACCACCATGTTCTCCGTGCTCGACCGCTCCCGTGTGCGCGAGGGGCACTCGGCGGGCGAGGCCCTGCGCGACACGGTCGCCCTCGCCCGGGAGGCGGAGGCGCTCGGGTACCACCGCTTCTGGGTCGCCGAGCACCACGGGGTGCCCGGTGTCGCCGGAGCGGCCCCGCTCGTGCTCGCGACGGCCGTGGCGGGGGCGACGGAGCGGATCAGGGTCGGCACGGGCGGCGTCATGCTGCCCAATCACCGGCCGTTCGTCGTGGCCGAGCAGTTCGGGGTCCTCGCGGGCCTGCACCCGGGCCGCGCCGACCTCGGTCTCGGCCGCTCGGTCGGCTTCACCAACGAGGTGCGGCGCGCGCTCGGGCACGACAAGGAGGACGCGGCCCTGGAGCGCTTCGGCGCCCAGCTCGCGGAGCTGCGCGGCTGGTTCGACGGCACGCAGTCCACCTATCCGGGCGTGCGCGCGGTCACCGCCGAGGGCCTGCGCCCGCCGTTCTTCGTCCTCGCCACCGGCCGGGGCGCGGGCCTCGCCGCGCGTGCCGGGCTGCCGCTCGTGATCGCGGCGGTACGGGGCGAGGACGAGCTGCTGCGCGCGCTCGACGCCTACCGGGCGGATTTCCGCCCCTCGCCGGGGAACCCGGACCCGTACGTCGTCCTCTCCGGGACGGTCGCCGTCGCCGGGACGACGGAGGAGGCGCGGCGGCTGCTCCTCCCCGAGGCGTACGCCTCGATGTGGTCCCGCACCCGGGGTGTCTTCCCTCCGCTCCTCCCGGCCGAGGAGGTCGCGCGGCGGACGCTGGGCGAGCGGGAGCGCCCGCTCTACGAGGACGCGCTGCGCGGGCACGTCGCCGGCACCGAGGAGGAGGTCGCGGCGGAGCTGGAGCGGCTGCTGAGCCGTACGGGCGCCGACGAGTACCTCGTGACGACGAGCACGTACGACCGCGCCGCGCTCGTCGATTCGTACCGGAGGCTGGCCCGGCTGACCGGGCTCGCGGGGCGAACCGGACAATAGACCCCGGTGCCCCCGGCCATGCGGGGCAGGAGGGGTGCCAGACGTGTCGCGCGCGGGGGTCTACCGTGGGCGGCCAGGACACGGGGGAGAAGTGAGGAGTGAGGATGGACAGCCGTACGGCCCTGGTGGAGGACCTCCTTGAGCGGTTCCCCGGGGTACCGAGGGAAGCGGTCTTCAAGGAGGACCTGCTGCGCGGCGGCGTGGCCTTCGACAAGTCGGCGCTGAGCGACAACGAGTCGGGCGAGGTCAAACCGAAGTCGTACTTCATCTTCTCCTTCGACCACGGGACGCTCCCGGAGCTGGGCGAGGCCGCGCTGCGCCGCCCGCCCGAGGAGATCGTCCTCACCGGCGGCCCCTACGACCTGCGCCGCACCGTCGTCTCCGTGCGCGTGAACCCGGCCTCGCCCTACCGGGTCGCCGCCGACGAGGACGGGATGCTCGCGCTGTTCCTCGACGGCAAGCGGATCGCGGACGTGGGCGTGCCGCCGATGCCGGAGTACTACAAGCACAAGCTCTCGAACGGCAAGTCGGTGATGGAGGTCGCGCCCACGATCCAGTGGGGCTACCTGATCTATCTCACCGTGTTCAGGGTCTGCCAGTACTTCGGTGCCAAGGAGGAGTGCCAGTACTGCGACATCAACCACAACTGGCGCCAGCACAAGGCGGCGGGCCGCCCCTACACCGGCGTGAAGGACGTGGACGAGGTCCTGGAGGCGCTGGAGATCATCGACAAGTACGACACGGGCAAGACGTCCACCGCCTACACGCTCACCGGCGGCGCGATCACCTCGAAGGTCGCCGGGCGCGACGAGGCGGACTTCTACGGGCACTACGCGAAGGCGATCGAGGAGCGCTTCCCCGGCCGCTGGATCGGCAAGGTCGTCGCGCAGGCGCTGCCCAAGGACGACGTCCAGCGCTTCAAGGACTACGGGGTGCAGATCTACCACCCCAACTTCGAGGTGTGGGACCGGCGGCTCTTCGAGCTGTACTGCCCCGGCAAGGAGCGCTACGTCGGCCGCGACGAGTGGCACAAGCGCATCCTGGACTCGGCCGAGATCTTCGGCGCGCGCAACGTCATCCCGAACTTCGTCGCGGGCGTCGAGATGGCCGAGCCCTTCGGCTTCACGACCGTGGACGAGGCGATCGCGTCGACGACCGAGGGTCTGCGCTTCTTCATGTCGCACGGGATCACGCCGCGCTTCACGACGTGGTGCCCGGAGCCGACCACGCCGCTCGGCAAGACGAACCCGGGCGGGGCGCCGCTGGAGTACCACATCCGGCTGCTCCAGGCGTACCGGGCGACGATGGAGGAGTACGGGCTCTCCTCGCCCCCCGGCTACGGCCCTGCGGGCGCGGGCAACGCCGTCTTCTCGGTCAGCTCCTTCATGGACAGCCTCGACCCGAACAGTTCGGTGGCGCCGAGCGTCGTGTGACGCCCGCGCTCCCCTGACGGCCCGCGAAGGCCCTCGTACCGCCGCCGGTACGGGGGCCTTCGGCGTACTCCGGAACAAGCGCCCCACCGCAAGCCGTCTCGCAAGAACTGCGCAAGCAAGCGCATTCAGCCGACAGACACATGAAAAAGCTCACGCCCGTGTCTTGTGCGCCGTCGGCTGACGGGCCTTAATGTGTCCGGAGCTTCCGGCGCACGTCTCCTCCCCCCATACGCACGCGGCTGCTCCCGCTTCCCGTGGTGCCCCATGGTTCGAGAGGAACGCCCGTGATCAACAGGCACGCCGCGCACGCCGTCCGCCGCAGACCCGCCCTGCTCGCCGCCCTGACCGCCGCCGCGCTCGGCGCCGGGCTCCTGAGCGCGGCCCCCGCCCTCGCCTCGGAGCCCGCGAGCGCGGGTCCCGCCGTCACCCGCGCGGGACTCGACCCCTCGCTCGTCGCCGGGCGCGGCGCCCGCGTCGGCTTCGCCGAGCAGGAGGCCGAGCACGCCGCGACCGACGGGACCGTGCTCGGGCCCGACCGCACCCCGTACCAGCTCCCCTCCGAGGCGAGCGGCCGTTCCGCCGTGAAGCTGACGCCCGGCCAGTACGTCGAGTTCACGCTGCCGAAGGACGCCAACGCGCTCACCGTGCGCTACAGCATCCCCGACGCGCCGCAGGGCGGCGGGATCACGGCGCCGCTCGACGTGTCCGTGGGCGGGAAGAAGCGCGCCACGATGACGCTGACCTCGCGGTACGCGTGGCTCTACAACCAGTACCCCTTCTCGAACGACCCGCAGGGCGACCTCCTGCACGCCGACTGGTGGACCACCGAGTGCGACTGCGTACCGGCCGCCACGACGCCCGCGCCGTCCTTCGACAAGCCCTTCCGGCCCAGCCACTTCTACGACGAGCAGCGGCTCCGCCTCGACCGCGCGTACCGCGCCGGCGAGAAGGTGCGGCTCACCGTGCCGCGCGGCAGCGGCGCCGCGTGGACCGCGATCGACCTGCTCGACTCCGAGAGGATCGCCGCGCCCGAGGTGCGGCTCCTCTCCGCGAACGTCCTCGCCTTCGGCGCCGACCCGACGGGCCGCAAGGACTCGGCGGCGGCGATCGAGCGCGCCATCGCCTTCGCCAGGCGCGCCCACCTGAAGGTCTATCTGCCGCCGGGGACGTACCAGGTCAACCGGCACATCGTCGTGGACGACGTCACCGTCGAGGGCGCGGGAAGCTGGTACACGGTCCTCAAGGGCAAGGAGGTCGCGCTCGACGAGCCCGCCGCCGACGGCTCGACGCACACGGGCGTCGGCCTCTACGGCAAGTCCGCCGAGGACGGCGGCTCCAGGAACGTGCACCTCTCCGGGTTCGCGATCGAGGGCGACGTCAGGGAGCGCGTCGACACCGACCAGGTCAACGCGATCGGCGGCGCCATGAGCGACTCGACGATCAGCGGCCTCTACCTGCACCACACCAAGGTCGGCCTGTGGTTCGACGGACCGATGCGGAACACACGGGTCACGGACACGGTCATCGCCGACCAGATCGCCGACGGCATCAACTTCCACACCGGCGTCCGCGACTCCCTCGTCCGCGACGTCTTCGTCCGCAACTCGGGCGACGACGGGCTCGCGATGTGGGCCGACAAGACGCAGAACAGCGGCAACACCTTCGACCACAACACCGTCCAGTCCCCCGTCCTCGCCAACGCCATCGCGATCTACGGCGGCGAGAACACCACGGTGAGCGACAACCTCGTCGCCGACCCGGTCCGCGAGGGCAGCGGCCTGCACGCGGGCTCCCGCTTCGGCGCCGAGCCCTTCACGGGCCGTCTCGACTTCCGCGACAACACGACCGTCCGCGCCGGGACGCTCGACCTCAACTGGAAGATCGGCCTCGGCGCCATCTGGTTCTACGCGCTCGACCGCGACATCGACGCGGACATCCGCGTCACGGGCGACCACTACCTCGACAGCACCTACAACGCGATCATGCTGGTCAGCGACTACGGCGTGAAGGACAAGGTCAAGCTGGAGGGCCTGAAGTTCAAGGACGTGCGCGTCGACGGCACGGGCACCTCGGTGCTCAGCGCGCGCGTCGCCGGCTCCGCCTCCTTCGAGAACGTGGACGCGCGGAACGTGGGCGCGGTCGGCGTCAACAACTGCGGTTCCTTCAACTTCCCCGCGACGGGCTCCGAGTTCACCGTCAAGGACCTCGGCGGCAACGACGGCGGCGGCACGACCGGCCCGTGGCTCGCCCCGTGGGAGCTGCCCAACACGCTCACGTGCGACGACCGGCCGCCGGTGGTCGCACCGCCCGCGCCGCAGCCGTGGTGACGCGGTGCGCCGCATGAGGCGACGCACCGTGTGAGGCGACGCACCGTGTGACGCGGCCCGTCGCGTGAGGCGGCCCGCTGGGTGGAGGGCGGGCGCCGAGATCCAGGTGCCGACCGGGACGGCCAAGGCCCGGTCGGCACCTTCTCGCGTACGGCCGCTCCCCCGTACCCGCCCCGACCCGCTCCCGGCCCCCTCCTCCCGCCCCGGACCTGCGGGGACTCCCCCGGCTGCCTACGATCGCCCTATGGAGAGCCCCCACGATCCCTACGTCCGGGTGCGCGGCGCGCGCGAGAACAATCTGCGGGACGTCGATGTCGACGTGCCGCGCGACGTCCTCGCCGTCTTCACCGGCGTCTCGGGCTCGGGGAAGTCCTCGCTCGCCTTCGGGACGATCTACGCCGAGGCCCAGCGCCGCTACTTCGAGTCCGTCGCCCCGTACGCCAGACGGCTCATCCACCAGGTGGGCGCCCCGCACGTCGGCGAGATCACCGGGCTCCCGCCCGCCGTCTCGCTCCAGCAGCGCCGCTCGGCCGGTTCCTCGCGCTCCTCGGTCGGCACCGTCACCACGATCTCCAACCTGCTCCGCATGCTCTGGTCGCGCGCCGGGACCTACCCCGAGGGCGCGGAGCGGCTCGACTCGGACTCCTTCTCGCCCAATACGGCCGTGGGCGCCTGCCCCGCGTGCCACGGCCTCGGCCGCGTGCACCGCACGACCGAGGAACTGCTCGTCCCCGACCCCTCCCTCACGATCCGCGAGGGCGCGATCGCCGCGTGGCCGGGTGCCTGGCAGGGCAAGAACCTGCGGGACGTGCTCGACGCGCTCGGCTACGACGTGGACCGGCCGTGGCGGGAGCTGGACCCGGCGGACCGCGAGTGGATCCTCTTCACCGAGGAGACACCGACCGTCACCGTCGAGCCGGTCCGCGAGGCGGGGCGCGTGCAGCGCCCGTACCAGGGCACGTACCAGAGCGCGCGCCGCTACGTCCTGAAGACCTTCGCCGACTCCAAGAGCGACGCGCTGCGTGCCAAGGCGGCGCGCTTCCTCGCGAGCGAGCCGTGCCCCGTCTGCCACGGGACGCGGCTCAAGCCGGAGGCCCTCGCCGTGACCTTCGCGGGGCGGACGATCGCCGAGACGGTCCGGCTGCCGCTCACCGCGCTCGCCGCGATGCTGCGCGAGGCGGGCGGCGGGAACACGGCACGCGTGCTCGTCGAGGACCTGCTCCCGCGCGTCGAGACGGTCATCGGCCTCGGCCTCGGCTACCTCTCGCTCGACCGCGCCACCCCGACGCTCTCGGCCGGCGAACTGCAGCGCCTGCGCCTCGCGAGTCAGCTCCGCTCGGGGCTCTTCGGTGTCGTGTACGTGCTCGACGAGCCCTCCGCGGGGCTGCACCCCGCCGACACGGAGGCGCTGCTCGACGTCCTGCACGGGCTCAAGCAGGCCGGGAACTCGGTCTTCGTCGTCGAGCACCACCTCACGGTCATGCGGCACGCCGACTGGCTCGTGGACGTCGGCCCCGGGGCCGGGGAGCACGGCGGCGAGGTGCTGCACAGCGGGCCCGTGGGCGGGCTCCAGGAAGTCACCGCCTCGGTGACGCGGGACTACCTCTTCGGCGGCCCGCGCCCGCGCCTGGCGCCGCCGCGCGAGCCCACCGGGTGGGTCCGCCTGCGCGGAGTGCGCAAGCACAACATCGAGGGCGTCGACGTCCGCGTGCCGCTCGGCGTGCTCACCGCCGTGACCGGGGTCTCGGGCTCGGGCAAGTCGACGCTCGTCCCCGACGTCCTCGCGGGCGCGCTCGACGCGCGGGCACGCGGTGCGGACTCGGGCCCGGAGGCGCCGTACACGGCGCTCGAAGGGGCGGAGGGCGTCCAGCGCGTCGTACGGGTCGACCAGCGCCCCATCGGCCGGACGCCCCGCTCCAACCTGGCCACGTACACGGGCCTCTTCGACACCGTGCGGAAGGTCTTCGCGGCGACGGACGAGGCGAAGGCGCGCGGGTACGGGGCGGGGCGGTTCTCGTTCAACAACAGCGGGGGGCGCTGCGAGACGTGCCAGGGCGAGGGCTTCGTCTCGGTCGAACTCCTCTTCCTGCCCAGCACCTACGCGCCCTGCCCGGACTGCCACGGGGCCCGCTACAACCCGGA comes from Streptomyces sp. Tu6071 and encodes:
- a CDS encoding extracellular solute-binding protein; this translates as MKNRRLLASAALLTSTAVLCGCGVLPGSGGDRKTVTVWLMKDSASAAFLKRFTEDFEKQHDDLKVDIKIQSWNGIVEKVGKALKGGEDVEVPDVVEVGNTQVARYVDQGGLYDLTLESMRDLGMDDWLPGLAEPGRFNGTQYGVPWYAANRVVIYNKELFDQAGIAKPPRDRTEWLHDTDLLNRGGNQGIYLAGQDWYTLSGFIWDEGGDLAKDTGAGWKGSIDSSDALAGMDFYAQLQALGKGPKTADEEHPPQTQVFAKGGVGQIIAVPGAASLIVEQNPELKGKLGFFPVPGKTAAKPGAVFTGGSDLVVTRRSDDHGAALKVVAELAGERWQKDLAKTMNYVPNKTTLAGAVSDEPGAAAMAKGAKSGHATPNSPRWARVEADNPIKTYMTKVLTGGDKEEAAREASKAITKALDVNRTG
- a CDS encoding dodecin, whose protein sequence is MSEHVYRVTEIVGTSTEGCDDAIRNGIRRAAQTVRNLDWFEVTQVRGHIENGEIEHYQVGLKVGFRIDGADEATGDAGA
- a CDS encoding glycosyl hydrolase family 28-related protein, whose amino-acid sequence is MINRHAAHAVRRRPALLAALTAAALGAGLLSAAPALASEPASAGPAVTRAGLDPSLVAGRGARVGFAEQEAEHAATDGTVLGPDRTPYQLPSEASGRSAVKLTPGQYVEFTLPKDANALTVRYSIPDAPQGGGITAPLDVSVGGKKRATMTLTSRYAWLYNQYPFSNDPQGDLLHADWWTTECDCVPAATTPAPSFDKPFRPSHFYDEQRLRLDRAYRAGEKVRLTVPRGSGAAWTAIDLLDSERIAAPEVRLLSANVLAFGADPTGRKDSAAAIERAIAFARRAHLKVYLPPGTYQVNRHIVVDDVTVEGAGSWYTVLKGKEVALDEPAADGSTHTGVGLYGKSAEDGGSRNVHLSGFAIEGDVRERVDTDQVNAIGGAMSDSTISGLYLHHTKVGLWFDGPMRNTRVTDTVIADQIADGINFHTGVRDSLVRDVFVRNSGDDGLAMWADKTQNSGNTFDHNTVQSPVLANAIAIYGGENTTVSDNLVADPVREGSGLHAGSRFGAEPFTGRLDFRDNTTVRAGTLDLNWKIGLGAIWFYALDRDIDADIRVTGDHYLDSTYNAIMLVSDYGVKDKVKLEGLKFKDVRVDGTGTSVLSARVAGSASFENVDARNVGAVGVNNCGSFNFPATGSEFTVKDLGGNDGGGTTGPWLAPWELPNTLTCDDRPPVVAPPAPQPW
- the uvrA gene encoding excinuclease ABC subunit UvrA codes for the protein MESPHDPYVRVRGARENNLRDVDVDVPRDVLAVFTGVSGSGKSSLAFGTIYAEAQRRYFESVAPYARRLIHQVGAPHVGEITGLPPAVSLQQRRSAGSSRSSVGTVTTISNLLRMLWSRAGTYPEGAERLDSDSFSPNTAVGACPACHGLGRVHRTTEELLVPDPSLTIREGAIAAWPGAWQGKNLRDVLDALGYDVDRPWRELDPADREWILFTEETPTVTVEPVREAGRVQRPYQGTYQSARRYVLKTFADSKSDALRAKAARFLASEPCPVCHGTRLKPEALAVTFAGRTIAETVRLPLTALAAMLREAGGGNTARVLVEDLLPRVETVIGLGLGYLSLDRATPTLSAGELQRLRLASQLRSGLFGVVYVLDEPSAGLHPADTEALLDVLHGLKQAGNSVFVVEHHLTVMRHADWLVDVGPGAGEHGGEVLHSGPVGGLQEVTASVTRDYLFGGPRPRLAPPREPTGWVRLRGVRKHNIEGVDVRVPLGVLTAVTGVSGSGKSTLVPDVLAGALDARARGADSGPEAPYTALEGAEGVQRVVRVDQRPIGRTPRSNLATYTGLFDTVRKVFAATDEAKARGYGAGRFSFNNSGGRCETCQGEGFVSVELLFLPSTYAPCPDCHGARYNPDTLAVRYRGRNIADVLGLTVESAADFFADVPAVARSLRTLLDVGLGYLRLGQPATELSGGEAQRIKLATELQRVHRGHTAYILDEPTTGLHPADVDVLLRQLNRLVDAGDTVVVVEHDMAVVASADWVVDLGPGGGDRGGHLVAEGRPEDVAKAEGSRTAAYLRAALG
- a CDS encoding HAD family acid phosphatase; this encodes MVVSMAELTDVINAASARGIPGGLPPYGGGVRDTRPLALFDLDNTLSDAGHRQHFLRGARKDWPGFFAAAVDDPPLADGLALVRRTEAEGTAIGYLTGRPERCRADTARWLAEQGLPEGPLWLRGDADRRPARVTKLERLRALARTRPVAFLADDDELVCRDAEAAGFRVVRAVWGREATELHEAQEKDGRT
- a CDS encoding radical SAM protein, which gives rise to MDSRTALVEDLLERFPGVPREAVFKEDLLRGGVAFDKSALSDNESGEVKPKSYFIFSFDHGTLPELGEAALRRPPEEIVLTGGPYDLRRTVVSVRVNPASPYRVAADEDGMLALFLDGKRIADVGVPPMPEYYKHKLSNGKSVMEVAPTIQWGYLIYLTVFRVCQYFGAKEECQYCDINHNWRQHKAAGRPYTGVKDVDEVLEALEIIDKYDTGKTSTAYTLTGGAITSKVAGRDEADFYGHYAKAIEERFPGRWIGKVVAQALPKDDVQRFKDYGVQIYHPNFEVWDRRLFELYCPGKERYVGRDEWHKRILDSAEIFGARNVIPNFVAGVEMAEPFGFTTVDEAIASTTEGLRFFMSHGITPRFTTWCPEPTTPLGKTNPGGAPLEYHIRLLQAYRATMEEYGLSSPPGYGPAGAGNAVFSVSSFMDSLDPNSSVAPSVV
- a CDS encoding LLM class flavin-dependent oxidoreductase translates to MFSVLDRSRVREGHSAGEALRDTVALAREAEALGYHRFWVAEHHGVPGVAGAAPLVLATAVAGATERIRVGTGGVMLPNHRPFVVAEQFGVLAGLHPGRADLGLGRSVGFTNEVRRALGHDKEDAALERFGAQLAELRGWFDGTQSTYPGVRAVTAEGLRPPFFVLATGRGAGLAARAGLPLVIAAVRGEDELLRALDAYRADFRPSPGNPDPYVVLSGTVAVAGTTEEARRLLLPEAYASMWSRTRGVFPPLLPAEEVARRTLGERERPLYEDALRGHVAGTEEEVAAELERLLSRTGADEYLVTTSTYDRAALVDSYRRLARLTGLAGRTGQ